Proteins from a single region of Bacteroidales bacterium:
- a CDS encoding C40 family peptidase, producing the protein MKANMQTYRIAEVLVPMRKEPSHKSEMINEIIFGEPIKIIEKNKDWLYVNCIEYEYFGFIPTITRLEEISPNKDEKFYFLQKQSEKITINNGEPINLVAGSRLYSNQINNDFFKPAKNQITVDDIINAGMLYLNAPYRWGGRSGFGIDCSGFVQMAYMLNNLILPRDAYQQATIGETISFVSESKIGDLAFFENENGDIIHVGLILNNNEIIHSSGRVKIDILDHEGIFNKELKAYTHKLKTIKRINIDSLRRCC; encoded by the coding sequence ATGAAAGCAAATATGCAAACATATAGAATAGCCGAAGTTCTTGTGCCAATGCGAAAAGAACCATCTCACAAATCTGAAATGATTAATGAAATAATTTTCGGAGAACCTATAAAAATAATTGAAAAAAACAAGGATTGGCTTTACGTAAACTGCATAGAATACGAATATTTTGGCTTTATACCTACCATTACAAGACTTGAAGAAATAAGCCCAAATAAAGATGAAAAATTTTATTTTTTGCAAAAACAATCTGAAAAAATCACAATAAACAATGGCGAACCAATCAATTTAGTTGCTGGAAGCCGATTGTATAGCAATCAAATTAACAACGATTTTTTCAAACCCGCTAAAAATCAAATTACTGTTGATGATATTATCAACGCTGGAATGCTATATTTAAACGCTCCATACAGATGGGGCGGTCGCTCTGGATTTGGTATAGATTGTTCAGGATTTGTGCAAATGGCTTATATGCTAAATAATTTAATCTTGCCACGAGATGCCTACCAACAAGCAACAATAGGCGAAACTATATCATTTGTTTCCGAATCAAAAATTGGCGACCTTGCTTTCTTTGAAAATGAAAATGGCGACATTATTCATGTTGGACTGATTCTAAATAATAATGAAATCATCCATTCATCTGGACGCGTAAAAATTGATATTCTCGACCATGAAGGCATTTTCAACAAAGAATTAAAAGCCTACACTCATAAGCTAAAAACTATAAAAAGAATAAATATTGATTCTTTGCGAAGATGTTGTTAA
- a CDS encoding WbqC family protein: MPKTKSILIPSLIAPPAFIYALFALHDEIIIDCFETYPKQTLRNRYNIGGPNKTQILTIPVKKPNGHSTKTKDIEIDYTTNWIDIHCRSMITAYSKSPFFIYYSDYIFNQFNKRHKLLIDLNMSIHELLMKWLNIAATTKYSENFVTNFDGLNLRDECKKNNDWSVKNDYYQPFQAEFGFRNSLSVFDIIFNLGPETNDFIINESKYANI, translated from the coding sequence ATGCCCAAAACAAAAAGCATATTAATTCCTTCTTTAATTGCTCCTCCAGCATTTATATATGCGCTTTTCGCCCTGCATGACGAAATTATTATTGATTGCTTTGAAACTTACCCAAAGCAGACATTGAGAAACAGATACAACATTGGAGGTCCAAACAAAACGCAAATTCTCACAATTCCTGTAAAAAAGCCTAACGGACACAGCACAAAAACTAAAGACATAGAAATTGACTATACTACAAACTGGATTGACATTCATTGCAGAAGCATGATTACAGCTTATTCTAAAAGCCCGTTTTTCATATATTACAGCGACTATATTTTTAATCAATTTAACAAAAGGCATAAGCTACTAATTGACTTGAATATGTCTATCCATGAGCTTTTAATGAAATGGTTAAATATTGCCGCCACAACAAAATATTCAGAAAACTTTGTTACAAATTTTGACGGATTAAACCTCAGAGATGAATGCAAAAAAAATAATGATTGGTCTGTTAAAAACGATTACTATCAACCATTTCAAGCTGAATTTGGTTTTAGAAACTCACTATCTGTTTTCGATATAATTTTTAACTTAGGACCCGAAACAAATGATTTTATAATAAATGAAAGCAAATATGCAAACATATAG